Proteins from a genomic interval of Ferrovibrio terrae:
- a CDS encoding sigma-70 family RNA polymerase sigma factor codes for MFASLALPRLETIPADRSMSEIDTALMHRVARGDHAAYRLLVDKYLRHAVTVAYRVLYSRGDAEEVAQEAFLRVWQHAARWRADGGASFKTWLNRVVVNLCIDRKRKPGMAALDDQVEIADEDHATPYDTRLAVETSDHVALALQKLPERQRAAILLCFWEGESNIDAARALDISIGALESLLIRAKRALRDDLRTTFGPKE; via the coding sequence ATGTTCGCCTCTCTCGCCTTACCCCGGCTGGAAACCATCCCGGCTGACCGCAGCATGAGCGAAATCGACACCGCCCTGATGCACCGGGTCGCCCGCGGCGACCATGCGGCCTATCGCCTGCTGGTCGACAAATACCTGCGTCATGCCGTCACCGTGGCCTATCGCGTGCTGTACAGCCGCGGCGATGCTGAAGAGGTCGCACAGGAGGCCTTCCTGCGCGTCTGGCAACATGCCGCACGCTGGCGCGCCGATGGCGGTGCCAGCTTCAAGACCTGGCTGAACCGCGTGGTCGTCAACCTGTGCATCGACCGCAAACGCAAGCCTGGCATGGCGGCGCTGGACGACCAGGTCGAGATTGCCGACGAGGATCACGCGACACCCTATGACACGCGGCTGGCTGTCGAGACCAGCGACCATGTCGCACTGGCGCTGCAGAAGCTGCCCGAGCGGCAGCGCGCCGCCATCCTGCTCTGCTTCTGGGAAGGTGAGAGCAATATCGATGCCGCCAGGGCGCTGGATATCAGTATCGGCGCGCTGGAATCCCTGCTGATCCGCGCCAAGCGTGCGCTGCGCGACGACCTGCGCACCACGTTCGGGCCAAAGGAGTAA
- a CDS encoding TetR/AcrR family transcriptional regulator encodes MKTQKTAIRSETPRSETKGEATRRAILTAAARIIRERGPDRIGVAEVMREAGLTHGGFYAHFTSRDALVAEAIRSMFEGGRQKFVARVGGRTGPEALKTWIDSYVSREHRDNPGGGCAMAALISDIARLEPVARAAFDDGIRGIAGRLSAHLPAGTEEHAVSSLMAEMAGAVALARAVSDPPLSDRILKTSRAALKARIDTMVQA; translated from the coding sequence ATGAAAACCCAGAAGACTGCCATCCGGTCAGAAACCCCCAGATCCGAAACCAAAGGCGAGGCGACGCGCCGCGCCATTTTGACCGCCGCCGCGCGCATCATACGCGAGCGCGGGCCCGACCGGATCGGCGTCGCCGAAGTGATGCGCGAGGCCGGGCTGACGCATGGCGGTTTCTACGCCCATTTCACCTCGCGCGATGCACTGGTGGCCGAGGCGATCCGCAGCATGTTCGAAGGCGGGCGACAGAAATTCGTCGCGCGTGTTGGTGGCAGGACCGGTCCGGAAGCGCTGAAGACCTGGATCGACAGCTATGTGTCGCGCGAGCACCGCGACAATCCCGGCGGTGGCTGCGCCATGGCGGCGCTGATTTCGGATATAGCCCGGCTGGAGCCGGTGGCGCGCGCGGCCTTCGATGACGGCATCCGCGGCATTGCCGGCCGGCTGTCGGCGCATCTGCCGGCCGGGACCGAAGAACATGCCGTCAGTTCGCTGATGGCGGAGATGGCCGGCGCCGTTGCGCTGGCGCGGGCGGTCAGCGATCCGCCGCTGTCCGACCGCATCCTGAAAACCTCGCGCGCGGCACTCAAGGCCCGCATCGACACCATGGTGCAGGCATGA
- a CDS encoding c-type cytochrome produces MSRVALSVFALLALSFTLGSAQAAGNPEEGRKAFAKCRACHQLDAGKHAVGPSLKGVFGRKAGTTEGFKYSDAMKNSGITWSDDTIAQYLADPKSFIKGNKMVFPGIKRETEIADLIAYLKDATK; encoded by the coding sequence ATGTCGCGAGTCGCTTTATCCGTTTTTGCCCTGCTCGCCCTCAGCTTCACTCTCGGCAGCGCCCAGGCTGCCGGCAACCCGGAGGAAGGCCGCAAGGCTTTCGCCAAATGCCGGGCCTGCCACCAGCTGGATGCCGGCAAGCATGCCGTCGGCCCCTCGCTGAAGGGCGTGTTCGGTCGCAAGGCCGGCACCACCGAAGGTTTCAAATATTCCGATGCGATGAAAAATTCCGGCATCACCTGGAGCGATGACACCATCGCGCAGTATCTCGCCGACCCTAAGAGCTTCATCAAGGGCAACAAGATGGTCTTCCCGGGCATCAAGCGGGAAACCGAGATCGCCGACCTGATCGCCTACCTCAAGGACGCGACCAAGTAA
- a CDS encoding PAS domain-containing protein has translation MALHPNLAAIEAALAVADSRVLRDFLTYMHEIHPADRLPARAAFDPMRVPHLLSHLVLVQVERETHGMRFLVRVAGEMVLRAAPVPLMNRYIETSVNLTQNPGDESQARIVNVRQKVAETGCAIYFHGHVNVPFRFNFAAMEYVHCPLAEDGVTVDRVLSAFYYHGAPDN, from the coding sequence TTGGCTTTGCATCCGAACCTTGCTGCGATTGAAGCCGCGCTGGCCGTCGCCGACAGCCGGGTACTCCGCGACTTCCTGACCTACATGCACGAGATCCATCCGGCTGACCGGCTGCCGGCGCGCGCGGCTTTCGACCCCATGAGGGTGCCGCATCTGCTCAGCCATCTGGTGCTGGTGCAGGTCGAGCGAGAGACGCACGGCATGCGCTTCCTAGTGCGCGTTGCCGGCGAAATGGTGCTGCGTGCGGCGCCAGTGCCGCTGATGAATCGCTATATCGAGACGAGTGTCAACCTGACCCAAAATCCCGGCGACGAAAGCCAGGCGCGCATCGTGAATGTGCGGCAGAAAGTGGCGGAGACCGGCTGCGCGATTTACTTCCACGGCCATGTGAATGTGCCGTTCCGCTTCAACTTCGCGGCCATGGAATATGTGCATTGCCCGTTGGCGGAAGATGGCGTGACGGTGGATCGCGTGCTGTCCGCCTTTTACTATCACGGCGCCCCGGACAACTAG
- a CDS encoding gamma carbonic anhydrase family protein, with translation MPVYGPDVVLNNPAYIHDTAQIYGKVRLEEGSSVWINVAARAENYEIVIGAYTNVQDFSMLHVGSQTGTYVGAHCSVTHHCTIHGCTIGDNCLIGIGSTIMDGCVIGNNCIIGGHTFLKEGTVIPDNSVVVGSPGKVIKTQNNYVRCRLNAYLYYRNALAYKQGQYRDWDAPDMAKAVGAEIARLTEELKALEAAGKA, from the coding sequence ATGCCCGTATACGGCCCCGACGTGGTGCTGAACAATCCCGCCTATATCCACGATACGGCGCAGATTTACGGCAAGGTGCGGCTGGAGGAAGGCAGCTCGGTCTGGATCAACGTGGCCGCGCGCGCCGAAAATTACGAGATCGTCATCGGCGCCTACACCAACGTGCAGGATTTCTCGATGCTGCATGTCGGCAGCCAGACCGGCACCTACGTGGGCGCGCACTGCTCGGTCACCCATCACTGCACGATCCACGGCTGCACGATCGGCGACAACTGCCTGATCGGCATCGGCTCGACCATCATGGACGGCTGCGTGATCGGCAACAACTGCATCATCGGCGGCCATACCTTCCTGAAGGAAGGCACCGTAATCCCCGACAATTCTGTGGTGGTCGGCAGTCCCGGCAAGGTGATCAAGACGCAGAACAACTACGTGCGCTGCCGGCTGAATGCCTATCTCTATTACCGCAACGCGCTGGCCTACAAACAGGGCCAGTATCGCGACTGGGATGCTCCGGACATGGCCAAGGCCGTCGGTGCCGAAATCGCGCGCCTGACCGAGGAACTCAAGGCGCTCGAAGCCGCCGGCAAGGCCTGA
- a CDS encoding periplasmic heavy metal sensor, which yields MSDTITPAPARSKVNRWLAIALIVSVAINLGFAGFGAVRYFKYREFAERRGWQIEDQVARRLPDNARQAFRQAFEEGRKGGNVSHHQMRRDLSSALGAEPYDHNRLAAVLDEHRRRLDQLQAGMQAGMLAAADAMTPEQRREFAERMLRRGPKHMRGEMPPPPPPRN from the coding sequence ATGTCCGATACCATTACGCCCGCCCCCGCCAGATCGAAAGTCAACCGCTGGCTCGCCATTGCGCTGATCGTCTCCGTGGCGATCAACCTCGGCTTCGCCGGGTTCGGCGCCGTGCGCTATTTCAAATACCGTGAATTCGCCGAGCGGCGTGGCTGGCAGATTGAGGATCAGGTGGCACGCCGCCTGCCCGACAATGCCCGGCAGGCCTTCCGCCAGGCTTTCGAGGAAGGCCGCAAGGGCGGCAATGTCTCGCATCACCAGATGCGGCGCGACCTGTCGAGCGCGCTGGGTGCCGAGCCATATGACCATAACCGCCTGGCCGCCGTGCTGGACGAACACCGCCGGCGGCTCGACCAGCTGCAGGCCGGCATGCAGGCGGGCATGCTTGCCGCCGCCGATGCCATGACGCCGGAACAGCGCCGGGAATTCGCCGAACGCATGCTGCGCCGCGGTCCCAAGCATATGCGCGGCGAGATGCCGCCGCCTCCGCCGCCCCGGAACTGA
- a CDS encoding DUF6969 family protein codes for MNMMANAGTMRLQAMAAAGGEVLKIQQDLAARRSNLVAELLRGEEDFFEQQHYPAGDVFDPQTGAQYYYHAHRNDGREHGHFHVFQRPQFLGEQFEPAKYVKTGVGRCSPKQKIGEHWPRGENALAHIIGVAMDHYGQPIRLFTVNRWVTDETWFAARDVIAMLERFELRHAWPSSPVNRWLNGLLRLFQPEIIDLIRRRDDAVEARGRANPRGDALEDRSLEVTASIDISVERQLRQLRRSLAA; via the coding sequence ATGAATATGATGGCCAATGCGGGGACGATGCGGCTGCAGGCGATGGCGGCGGCGGGCGGCGAGGTGCTGAAGATCCAGCAGGATCTGGCGGCGCGGCGCAGCAACCTGGTGGCTGAACTGCTGCGTGGCGAGGAGGATTTCTTCGAGCAGCAGCATTATCCCGCCGGCGATGTGTTCGATCCGCAGACCGGTGCGCAATATTACTACCACGCCCATCGCAACGACGGCCGTGAGCATGGTCACTTTCATGTCTTTCAGCGCCCGCAATTCCTGGGTGAACAGTTCGAGCCGGCCAAATATGTGAAGACCGGTGTCGGCCGCTGCTCGCCCAAGCAGAAGATCGGCGAACACTGGCCGCGCGGCGAAAACGCCCTGGCCCATATCATCGGTGTGGCGATGGATCATTACGGCCAGCCGATCCGGCTGTTCACCGTCAACCGCTGGGTTACTGATGAAACCTGGTTCGCCGCACGCGACGTGATCGCCATGCTGGAGCGCTTCGAGCTGCGTCATGCCTGGCCGTCCTCGCCGGTGAACCGCTGGCTCAACGGCCTGCTGCGCCTGTTCCAGCCCGAGATCATCGATCTGATCCGTCGCCGCGACGATGCGGTGGAGGCGCGCGGTCGCGCCAATCCGCGCGGCGATGCTCTGGAAGACCGCAGCCTGGAAGTGACCGCGTCGATCGATATTTCGGTGGAACGGCAGCTGCGCCAGCTGCGTCGGTCACTGGCGGCTTAG
- a CDS encoding DUF3606 domain-containing protein produces MTARKSPEKIDRPPNKEQMTEARRDDRDDQDKDDELDEALRDSFPASDPVAMSQPTASTPSLRSEAGAASANKAREKILKKHSRVNLSDDGEVEYWTERLGVSEKELRKAVREAGFIPADVADKLGKTL; encoded by the coding sequence ATGACTGCCAGGAAGAGCCCCGAAAAGATCGATCGTCCTCCAAATAAGGAACAGATGACCGAAGCCCGTCGCGACGACCGCGACGATCAGGACAAAGACGACGAACTGGACGAGGCGTTGCGTGACAGCTTCCCCGCCAGCGATCCGGTGGCGATGTCCCAACCCACCGCATCGACGCCGTCGCTGCGCAGCGAGGCTGGCGCGGCATCCGCCAACAAGGCGCGCGAAAAAATCCTGAAGAAGCACAGCCGCGTCAATCTGAGTGACGATGGCGAAGTGGAATACTGGACCGAGCGCCTTGGCGTGTCGGAAAAGGAACTGCGCAAGGCCGTGCGCGAAGCCGGCTTCATCCCCGCCGATGTCGCCGACAAGCTGGGCAAGACGCTTTAG
- the argE gene encoding acetylornithine deacetylase, with product MTKPSPEALAMVKQLIEMPTVSRDSNLDLIHWVRDHLKSLGVDATLVHDATGKKANLYATLGPQDKPGIVLSGHTDVVPIDGQDWDTDPFKVIEKDGKLYGRGTSDMKSFVAVALSYAPKFLAQKLETPIHYAFTYDEEVGCLGAKRLIEVLRDLPVKPKACIVGEPTEMQVIAQHKGKKSWRVDVRGFECHSSLTHQGANAVEAAAELIAFIKGLARKKRDNGPFDAEFAPPYTSLHTGTVNGGTALNIVPKDCSFLWEIRYLPQDDVDALYAEVVAYAKNKLEPELKAVDPACGFTFTQISEFPGLSTDDRAGVVELAKALTGANRVQKVAFGTEAGLFSELGIPTIVCGPGNIEQAHKPNEFIELSQIGLCEAFMERLLQRVKTGGALPA from the coding sequence ATGACGAAGCCCTCCCCCGAAGCCCTCGCAATGGTCAAGCAGCTGATCGAAATGCCGACGGTCAGCCGCGATTCCAATCTCGACCTGATCCACTGGGTCCGCGATCACCTGAAATCGCTTGGCGTCGATGCCACGCTGGTGCATGACGCTACCGGCAAGAAAGCCAACCTCTACGCCACGCTCGGACCGCAGGACAAACCGGGCATCGTGCTGTCGGGTCATACCGACGTCGTGCCGATCGACGGTCAGGACTGGGATACCGATCCGTTCAAGGTCATCGAGAAGGACGGTAAGCTGTACGGCCGCGGCACGTCGGACATGAAGAGCTTCGTCGCCGTCGCGCTCTCCTACGCGCCGAAATTCCTGGCGCAGAAACTCGAAACTCCGATCCACTATGCCTTCACCTATGATGAGGAAGTTGGCTGCCTCGGCGCCAAGCGGCTGATCGAGGTGCTGCGGGACCTGCCAGTAAAACCCAAAGCCTGCATCGTCGGCGAACCGACCGAGATGCAGGTGATCGCCCAGCACAAGGGCAAGAAAAGCTGGCGCGTCGATGTGCGCGGCTTTGAATGCCATTCCTCGCTGACCCATCAGGGCGCCAATGCGGTGGAAGCCGCCGCCGAACTGATCGCCTTCATCAAGGGGCTCGCGCGCAAGAAGCGCGACAACGGTCCTTTCGACGCTGAATTCGCCCCGCCTTACACCTCGCTGCATACTGGCACGGTGAATGGCGGCACGGCGCTGAACATCGTGCCGAAGGATTGCAGCTTCCTGTGGGAAATCCGCTACCTGCCGCAGGATGACGTGGATGCGCTGTATGCCGAGGTGGTCGCCTACGCCAAGAACAAGCTGGAGCCGGAGTTGAAAGCCGTCGATCCGGCCTGCGGCTTCACCTTCACGCAGATCTCGGAATTCCCCGGCCTCTCCACCGATGATCGTGCTGGCGTGGTCGAACTGGCCAAGGCACTGACCGGTGCGAACCGTGTGCAGAAGGTGGCCTTCGGCACTGAAGCCGGTCTGTTCTCTGAACTCGGCATCCCCACCATCGTCTGCGGCCCGGGTAATATCGAACAGGCGCACAAACCGAACGAGTTCATCGAACTCAGCCAGATTGGTCTGTGCGAGGCCTTCATGGAGCGCCTGCTCCAGCGGGTCAAAACCGGGGGCGCCCTTCCGGCATAA
- a CDS encoding zinc-binding metallopeptidase family protein, translated as MKLFECLACGQPLYFENTTCESCGRRLGFLPESGVLSALEPVQRNDGIDAWQALAAPEQQYRFCSNVAHDACNWLLPAEADGAQVDPEPYCVACAHNRTVPDLSVPDHVANWRRIESAKHRLFHGLLRLDLPHENRDEDPEEGLAFDFLADPPDPKAPRIITGHDNGLITINLVEADDAERERIRVQMHEPYRTLLGHFRHEVGHYYWERLVRRAGDNSETMATFRNLFGDERQDYGESLKTHYENGPPAGWQDGYVSAYAAVHPWEDFAETWAHYMHIVDTLETANAFGLRVKPRISRGEELGVRVDFDPYHGETIEQLIEAFLPVTFAVNSLNRAMGQQDFYPFVLSPAAISKLGFVHQLCRQAREGLPVLSQGTQPEAVPMLLANQPQIMPQAGPDEEVTEQTAALLTVASQLALDPVS; from the coding sequence ATGAAACTCTTTGAATGCTTGGCCTGCGGCCAGCCACTGTATTTCGAGAACACCACCTGCGAAAGCTGCGGGCGGCGACTTGGTTTTCTGCCGGAATCGGGTGTGCTCAGCGCCCTGGAACCGGTACAGCGCAACGATGGCATCGATGCGTGGCAGGCCCTGGCGGCGCCGGAGCAGCAGTACCGCTTCTGCAGCAACGTCGCGCATGATGCCTGCAACTGGCTGCTGCCGGCGGAAGCCGACGGCGCACAGGTCGATCCGGAGCCTTATTGCGTCGCCTGCGCGCATAACCGCACGGTGCCGGATCTTTCGGTTCCGGATCATGTCGCCAACTGGCGCCGCATCGAGAGCGCCAAACATCGTCTGTTCCATGGCCTGCTGCGTCTCGACCTGCCGCATGAAAACCGCGACGAGGATCCCGAGGAGGGTCTGGCCTTCGACTTCCTCGCCGATCCGCCCGACCCGAAAGCGCCCCGCATCATCACCGGGCATGACAACGGCTTGATCACCATCAACCTGGTGGAGGCCGACGATGCCGAGCGCGAACGCATCCGTGTGCAGATGCATGAACCCTATCGCACGCTGCTCGGACATTTCCGCCATGAGGTCGGGCACTATTATTGGGAACGGCTGGTCCGGCGCGCCGGCGACAACAGCGAGACAATGGCAACCTTCCGCAACCTGTTCGGTGACGAGCGGCAGGATTACGGGGAATCCCTGAAGACGCATTACGAGAACGGTCCGCCTGCCGGCTGGCAGGATGGCTATGTCAGCGCCTATGCCGCCGTGCATCCCTGGGAGGATTTCGCCGAGACCTGGGCGCATTACATGCACATCGTGGACACGCTGGAGACCGCCAATGCCTTTGGCCTACGCGTCAAGCCGCGCATCAGCCGTGGCGAGGAACTCGGCGTGCGCGTCGATTTCGATCCTTATCATGGCGAAACGATCGAGCAGTTGATCGAGGCTTTCCTGCCGGTGACCTTTGCGGTGAATAGCCTCAACCGTGCCATGGGCCAGCAGGATTTCTACCCGTTCGTGCTGAGCCCGGCCGCCATAAGCAAGCTCGGTTTCGTCCACCAGCTCTGTCGTCAGGCGCGTGAAGGCTTGCCAGTACTGTCGCAGGGCACACAGCCTGAAGCCGTGCCGATGCTGCTGGCAAACCAGCCTCAGATAATGCCGCAAGCTGGCCCGGATGAGGAGGTGACGGAACAGACCGCGGCCTTGCTGACCGTGGCATCACAGCTGGCGCTTGACCCGGTGTCCTGA
- a CDS encoding MATE family efflux transporter, whose product MLLTAPILPTLLKLSAPTTVAMLAIALVAIAETAYVGVLGVEALAAMALTFPMIMLMQMVSAGAMGGGVSSAIARAVGAGDLARANTLALHAIIIAVVAAAIFSAFFWLLGPAIYRLLGGQGRALDLAILYSHTVFSGALCIWLFNTLSSVLRGTGNMNAPSVVALVAAALQIVIGGVLGLGFGPVPSFGVVGIGLGQVIAFGLGSIYLFIHLCRPDARLRLRLAGFHMDRTMFADILRVGGLASLSSLQTVLTVLIFTGLVARFGTIALAGYGIGARLEFLLVPIAFSVGVASVPMVGMAVGAKNILRARKVAWTAGSVAAAGLGIVGLVVVVAPDLWSRLFTSDDAVIAAARQYLTAAGFGFPFFGFGLCLYFASQGAGKVLGPVLGGTIRLVIVAVGGWWLATNAAPVWTLFALAGGAMIVYGIATGLLVKATRWD is encoded by the coding sequence ATGCTGCTGACTGCGCCGATCCTGCCGACGCTGCTGAAACTCAGCGCACCGACCACGGTGGCGATGCTGGCCATCGCACTGGTGGCGATCGCCGAGACCGCCTATGTCGGCGTGCTGGGCGTCGAGGCGCTGGCCGCCATGGCGTTGACCTTCCCGATGATCATGCTGATGCAGATGGTGTCGGCTGGTGCGATGGGCGGCGGCGTGTCGTCGGCGATTGCACGTGCGGTCGGCGCCGGCGATCTGGCGCGCGCCAATACGCTGGCGCTGCATGCCATCATCATCGCGGTGGTCGCGGCGGCGATCTTTTCCGCCTTCTTCTGGCTGCTCGGCCCGGCGATTTACCGGCTGCTGGGCGGGCAGGGCAGGGCGCTCGATCTCGCCATCCTCTATTCCCATACGGTGTTCAGCGGCGCGCTCTGCATCTGGCTGTTCAACACGCTGTCGTCGGTGCTGCGCGGCACCGGTAACATGAACGCGCCGTCCGTCGTGGCGCTGGTCGCTGCCGCGTTGCAGATCGTGATCGGCGGCGTGCTGGGGCTTGGTTTTGGCCCGGTGCCTTCGTTTGGCGTGGTAGGTATCGGTCTTGGTCAGGTGATCGCATTCGGACTCGGCAGCATCTACCTCTTTATCCATCTGTGCCGGCCCGATGCGCGGCTGCGGCTGAGACTTGCCGGCTTCCATATGGACCGCACGATGTTTGCCGACATCCTGCGCGTCGGCGGGCTGGCCAGCCTCTCCTCGCTGCAGACCGTGCTGACCGTGCTGATCTTCACTGGCCTGGTGGCGCGGTTCGGCACCATTGCGCTGGCCGGCTACGGCATCGGCGCGCGGCTCGAATTCCTGCTGGTGCCGATTGCCTTCTCGGTCGGTGTCGCCAGCGTGCCGATGGTCGGCATGGCAGTCGGCGCGAAAAATATACTGCGTGCGCGCAAGGTGGCCTGGACCGCAGGCAGCGTGGCGGCGGCCGGGCTCGGCATCGTTGGTCTTGTGGTGGTGGTGGCGCCGGACCTGTGGTCCAGGCTGTTCACCAGCGATGACGCGGTGATCGCCGCAGCGCGGCAATATCTCACCGCTGCCGGTTTCGGCTTCCCGTTCTTCGGCTTCGGGCTGTGTCTGTATTTCGCCTCGCAGGGTGCGGGCAAAGTGCTTGGCCCCGTCCTGGGCGGCACCATCCGCCTTGTGATCGTGGCGGTCGGCGGCTGGTGGCTGGCGACGAATGCCGCCCCGGTCTGGACCCTGTTCGCTTTGGCCGGTGGCGCCATGATCGTCTATGGCATCGCCACCGGCCTGTTGGTGAAGGCAACCCGCTGGGATTAG
- the denD gene encoding D-erythronate dehydrogenase has translation MLNVVITGGAGFIGQKLAAELLRRGKLTGPSGQPEEINQIILFDVVKAAGPQDPRVTTLAGDIGDHAEILKLIGHNTHSVFHLAAIVSSGAEADFEGGYRVNLEGTRNVLEACRAITTHTPRLVFASSVAVYGGDDLPKTVTDQTAQRPTTSYGVQKLSGELLINDYSRKGFVDGRSIRLPTIMVRPGKPNKAASTWASSMIREPLSGVDAICPVRPDSPMACLSPRHTIDAFIRAHDLPAEKFGKDRALLLSGIRVTAGEMAAAVERATPALRGANRKVGTIHWTPDTAIQKIVDGWPGATSSERARTMGFTVDASIDEIVQSFIADDLDNQIKSLQSS, from the coding sequence ATGCTCAATGTCGTCATTACCGGCGGTGCCGGCTTTATCGGTCAGAAACTGGCTGCGGAATTGCTGCGCCGCGGCAAGCTGACCGGCCCAAGCGGCCAGCCGGAAGAGATCAACCAGATCATCCTGTTCGACGTCGTGAAGGCTGCCGGTCCGCAGGATCCGCGCGTCACCACGCTGGCTGGCGATATCGGCGACCATGCCGAAATATTGAAGCTGATCGGGCACAACACCCATTCCGTATTTCATCTCGCCGCGATTGTATCCTCCGGCGCCGAGGCCGATTTCGAAGGCGGCTATCGCGTTAACCTGGAAGGTACGCGCAATGTGCTGGAAGCCTGCCGCGCCATCACCACGCACACGCCGCGCCTGGTGTTTGCCTCATCGGTGGCGGTTTATGGCGGCGACGACCTGCCCAAGACCGTGACCGACCAGACCGCGCAGCGCCCGACCACCTCCTACGGCGTGCAGAAGCTGAGCGGCGAGTTGCTGATCAACGACTACAGCCGCAAGGGCTTCGTCGATGGCCGCAGCATCCGCCTGCCCACCATCATGGTGCGGCCGGGCAAGCCGAACAAAGCGGCCTCCACCTGGGCCAGCTCGATGATCCGCGAGCCGCTGTCGGGCGTGGATGCCATTTGCCCCGTGCGCCCTGACAGCCCTATGGCCTGCCTGTCGCCGCGTCATACCATCGATGCCTTCATCCGCGCGCATGACCTGCCGGCAGAAAAATTCGGCAAGGATCGTGCGCTGCTGCTCTCTGGCATCCGCGTCACTGCTGGCGAGATGGCCGCCGCTGTGGAGCGCGCCACGCCCGCGCTGCGCGGCGCAAACCGCAAGGTCGGCACCATTCACTGGACGCCTGATACGGCGATCCAGAAGATTGTCGATGGCTGGCCGGGCGCTACATCATCGGAACGCGCCAGGACGATGGGCTTCACTGTCGATGCCAGCATCGACGAGATCGTGCAGTCCTTCATCGCCGACGACCTCGATAACCAGATCAAGAGTTTGCAGTCCAGCTAA